In the genome of Treponema pedis, one region contains:
- the hflC gene encoding protease modulator HflC codes for MNTDNYENVNANGNKIKPEKSKSQKGLKFFILFVVILVLVFFSSPFYILNEGEFALITQLGKIVGTEKVAGLHFKIPLIQTVNRYSAKLLRLDGDPQRVLTQEQQFIEVDTTSRWRIVDIRKFYESVVTYEGAFSKLSDIIDSAVRDVISINSLDNVVRTSNIIKESKHKEKFDINTEEVDITSLPNEKNKIADIEKGRDTLAYEILQRANNQLGEFGVEVIDVIFKQIKYSDELQNSVFNRMIKDRNQIAQTFRSTGEGKKAEWLGKLENEKKNILSKAYAEAEKIKGDADAKALSIYAQSYGKSPEFYSFWKSIEMYKTSLPKTEKILSTDMEYFKYLYQH; via the coding sequence ATGAATACGGATAATTATGAAAATGTAAACGCCAACGGAAATAAAATAAAACCTGAAAAATCAAAATCTCAAAAGGGTTTAAAATTTTTTATTTTATTTGTTGTTATTTTAGTTCTTGTATTTTTTTCCTCTCCGTTTTATATTTTAAACGAAGGCGAATTTGCTCTTATTACTCAGTTGGGTAAAATCGTAGGAACGGAAAAGGTTGCAGGACTTCATTTTAAAATACCCCTCATTCAAACGGTAAACAGATACAGTGCAAAACTTTTGCGCCTTGACGGAGACCCTCAAAGAGTCCTTACTCAAGAACAACAGTTTATCGAAGTGGATACTACAAGCCGCTGGCGTATTGTTGATATACGCAAATTCTATGAATCGGTTGTAACTTATGAAGGAGCTTTTTCCAAACTTTCCGATATTATAGATTCCGCCGTAAGAGACGTTATAAGTATAAACAGTTTGGACAATGTAGTCAGAACTTCAAACATTATAAAGGAAAGTAAACACAAAGAAAAATTCGATATAAATACGGAAGAAGTGGATATTACGAGTTTGCCTAACGAAAAAAATAAAATTGCGGATATAGAAAAAGGAAGAGATACTTTAGCTTATGAAATTTTACAAAGAGCGAATAACCAGCTTGGAGAATTCGGAGTTGAAGTAATAGATGTTATTTTTAAACAAATTAAATACTCCGATGAGCTTCAAAATTCGGTTTTTAACCGAATGATAAAAGATAGAAATCAAATAGCTCAAACTTTCCGTTCGACGGGCGAAGGTAAAAAGGCTGAATGGCTCGGTAAACTGGAAAACGAAAAGAAAAATATTCTTTCAAAGGCTTATGCGGAAGCGGAAAAGATAAAGGGTGATGCCGATGCAAAGGCTCTTTCAATTTATGCGCAATCATACGGCAAGTCTCCGGAATTTTACAGTTTTTGGAAAAGTATAGAAATGTATAAAACTTCTTTACCCAAGACCGAAAAAATTCTTTCCACCGATATGGAGTATTTTAAATATTTATACCAGCATTAA
- the hflK gene encoding FtsH protease activity modulator HflK — translation MKKEIDGAKLKNALRSIIIIAVIAITVFSGVKIIPATDNGVVTRFGKYNRTLTQGLQFVIPFVDKVYNVPVTIVQKEEFGFRTSSSGERNEYQNSITHESLMLTGDLNIINLEWVVQYKIVDPKAWLFNVENSVRNKTIRDVSKSVINALVGDRAIMDIMGTERDSIQILSKDLMNKRYEQLGLGISVSSVQLQNVVPPSEVQAAFEDVNIAIQDMNRLINEGKEAYNKEIPKAKGEADKMIQEAKGYAAERTNKAQGDVARFNAIYTEYIKAPEVTRRRLYLETIGEVFENTDNLIVIDKNLKNFLPLKNLQKGE, via the coding sequence ATGAAAAAAGAAATTGACGGTGCAAAACTTAAAAATGCTTTGCGCAGTATTATTATAATTGCCGTAATTGCAATTACCGTTTTTTCAGGGGTAAAAATAATTCCTGCTACGGATAACGGAGTTGTTACGCGTTTCGGTAAATATAACCGCACTCTTACGCAGGGACTTCAATTTGTTATTCCGTTTGTAGATAAGGTTTATAATGTTCCCGTTACAATTGTTCAAAAGGAAGAATTCGGGTTTAGGACTTCTTCATCGGGAGAGCGTAACGAATATCAAAATTCTATAACGCATGAGTCTCTTATGCTTACAGGCGATTTAAACATTATCAATTTGGAATGGGTCGTTCAATATAAAATAGTGGACCCGAAGGCATGGCTTTTTAATGTAGAAAATTCAGTTAGAAATAAGACAATTAGAGATGTTTCAAAATCTGTTATAAACGCCTTGGTGGGAGACAGAGCAATAATGGATATTATGGGAACCGAGCGCGACAGCATTCAGATATTATCTAAGGACTTAATGAATAAAAGGTATGAACAGCTGGGCTTAGGAATTTCAGTTTCTTCCGTGCAGCTTCAAAATGTTGTGCCTCCTTCAGAAGTTCAGGCCGCTTTTGAAGATGTAAATATCGCCATTCAGGATATGAACAGGTTAATTAACGAAGGTAAGGAAGCATACAATAAGGAAATTCCTAAGGCGAAGGGCGAAGCGGATAAGATGATTCAGGAAGCAAAAGGTTATGCGGCTGAGCGTACCAATAAGGCTCAAGGCGATGTTGCAAGATTTAATGCGATTTATACTGAATATATAAAAGCTCCCGAAGTAACCAGAAGAAGACTTTATCTTGAAACAATAGGCGAAGTATTTGAAAATACGGATAATTTAATTGTTATCGATAAAAATTTAAAAAATTTTTTACCTCTTAAAAACTTACAAAAAGGAGAATAA
- a CDS encoding triphosphoribosyl-dephospho-CoA synthase, whose translation MLIREPFFLLLILNACVYRLIHRGKSFNYLSEEIKKFSREVKKDFELKNCSEVSLNTFLTVGDFGIRGEVLSGLDFYFKTLLPMLKDALNTDYGKTGLNVEPKITVEKIVLKLISETCDTTVIKRKGYEKLKELQKKAKAVLSSPESVFDLQCARLSSWCEKENISTGGSADRLIVLYNLFLLEKFFAYL comes from the coding sequence ATACTTATAAGGGAGCCTTTTTTTTTACTCCTTATTTTAAATGCCTGTGTTTATAGACTGATTCATCGAGGAAAATCTTTTAATTATTTAAGTGAAGAAATAAAAAAATTTTCTCGGGAAGTAAAAAAAGATTTTGAATTAAAAAATTGCTCCGAGGTTTCCCTTAATACTTTTTTAACTGTAGGAGATTTCGGAATACGCGGGGAAGTTCTTTCCGGCTTGGATTTTTATTTTAAAACCCTTCTTCCGATGTTAAAAGATGCTTTAAATACCGATTACGGTAAAACCGGATTAAACGTCGAGCCTAAAATTACGGTTGAAAAAATTGTTTTAAAATTGATTTCCGAAACTTGCGATACAACGGTTATAAAGCGAAAGGGGTATGAAAAATTAAAGGAACTTCAAAAAAAAGCGAAAGCAGTTTTATCTTCGCCTGAGTCCGTATTTGACCTTCAATGTGCAAGATTGTCGTCCTGGTGTGAAAAAGAAAATATTTCTACGGGCGGAAGTGCCGATAGACTTATAGTGCTTTATAACCTGTTTCTTTTGGAAAAATTTTTCGCCTATTTGTAA
- the citX gene encoding citrate lyase holo-[acyl-carrier protein] synthase produces MENKYPLLEAREKTDGFEKKLLKDFPESTLVVIRANIPGEKKGCIESCLIVYKIFSECEKKVKPLKIFHSYTNEEGLIFFLIVKTNPYLLKNLTVQIEEEHFLGRLADIDVLTSDKLFSRADLKISGRDITLRKCFLCGEPAAFCARSLRHSKNEIINFINKKVYFDFLKGSLTDKLASFAEAAMLTELCRIYGFGCVTANGKGSHSDMDFLLMLKCIPLAGNSVRNLTLKECASFSELRNYGKKTELELFNLTNGVNTYKGAFFFTPYFKCLCL; encoded by the coding sequence ATGGAAAATAAATATCCTCTTTTGGAAGCAAGGGAAAAAACCGACGGTTTTGAAAAAAAACTTTTAAAAGATTTTCCCGAATCAACTCTTGTTGTAATACGGGCAAATATACCGGGAGAAAAAAAAGGCTGCATTGAATCCTGCCTGATTGTTTATAAGATATTTTCCGAATGTGAAAAAAAAGTTAAACCTTTAAAAATTTTTCATTCATATACAAATGAAGAAGGGCTTATATTTTTTTTAATTGTAAAAACAAATCCTTATTTATTAAAAAATCTTACCGTTCAAATAGAGGAAGAACACTTTCTCGGACGTTTGGCGGATATTGATGTTTTAACTTCCGATAAACTCTTTTCGCGTGCCGATTTAAAAATAAGCGGACGGGATATAACCTTACGTAAATGTTTTTTGTGCGGCGAGCCTGCCGCATTTTGTGCAAGGAGTTTGCGCCACTCAAAAAATGAAATTATAAACTTTATAAATAAAAAAGTTTATTTTGATTTTCTTAAAGGAAGTTTAACCGATAAGCTTGCAAGTTTTGCCGAAGCTGCAATGCTTACTGAGCTTTGCAGGATATACGGATTCGGCTGCGTTACCGCAAACGGAAAAGGCTCTCACAGCGATATGGATTTTTTGTTAATGCTTAAATGTATTCCCCTTGCAGGAAATTCCGTGCGGAATTTAACCTTAAAAGAATGTGCCTCATTTTCCGAGTTGCGCAATTACGGAAAAAAAACGGAGCTGGAACTTTTTAATCTTACAAACGGGGTAAATACTTATAAGGGAGCCTTTTTTTTTACTCCTTATTTTAAATGCCTGTGTTTATAG
- a CDS encoding fumarate hydratase yields the protein MHIVEAKKITEEVRKMAIEAAYYLPDDVLKSLKFSREAEKWTLARDTLDQIIENAEIAKNTASPMCQDTGMAVLFVKIGQDVHIEGGYIEDAINEGVRQAYSDGYLRKSVVKDPVYNRVNTKDNTPAVVHYEIVPGDKLHIMFAAKGFGSENMSRLAMLKPSDGIEGVKKFILETVELAGPNPCPPIVVGVGIGGTVDKVTLIAKKALMRPFDVYNSDPFYADLEKEMLEKINALGIGPQGYGGKTTALRVMIETFPTHIAGLPVCVNINCHATRHKEVEL from the coding sequence ATGCATATTGTAGAAGCAAAAAAAATTACCGAGGAAGTCCGCAAAATGGCAATTGAAGCGGCTTATTATCTTCCCGACGATGTTTTAAAAAGCCTTAAATTTTCAAGGGAAGCGGAAAAGTGGACTTTGGCACGCGATACGCTTGACCAAATAATCGAAAATGCCGAAATTGCAAAAAATACGGCTTCGCCTATGTGCCAGGATACGGGAATGGCCGTTCTTTTTGTAAAAATAGGGCAGGACGTTCATATTGAAGGCGGTTATATTGAAGATGCAATAAATGAAGGCGTAAGACAGGCTTATTCCGACGGTTATTTACGAAAGTCCGTTGTAAAAGACCCTGTGTATAACAGGGTGAATACAAAGGATAACACGCCTGCCGTGGTACATTATGAAATTGTTCCAGGTGATAAACTTCATATAATGTTTGCGGCCAAGGGGTTCGGCTCCGAAAATATGTCACGGCTTGCAATGCTTAAGCCTTCCGACGGTATTGAAGGCGTTAAAAAATTCATTTTGGAAACCGTTGAGCTTGCAGGCCCCAATCCCTGTCCTCCGATTGTCGTCGGTGTCGGTATAGGGGGCACCGTGGATAAGGTAACCCTTATTGCAAAAAAAGCTTTAATGCGTCCCTTTGATGTTTATAATTCCGACCCCTTTTATGCCGATTTGGAAAAAGAAATGCTTGAAAAAATAAATGCTTTGGGAATAGGCCCTCAAGGATACGGCGGAAAAACTACGGCCTTGCGTGTTATGATTGAAACCTTTCCTACTCATATTGCAGGACTTCCGGTTTGTGTAAATATAAACTGTCATGCAACAAGACATAAGGAAGTTGAACTATAG